A genome region from Bifidobacterium coryneforme includes the following:
- a CDS encoding glycoside hydrolase family 30 protein, whose amino-acid sequence MDSPATVSDPGQAVPIQVDPTRQYQLWEGAGAALTDSSAYLFMTSMDAGQRSRILTEMFDPAQGGFSTLRICIGSCDFSSQRYYSYDDLPDGVVTDAALDHFSIGEGEPGSPDATRDMKYVVPVLQEIMAINPGIRILASPWTAPAWMKTSNRLEGSGRLRLGEYCGNGYRNKDKIDYVYAQYFVRFIQAYRDLGIPIAAVTMQNEPSNNPSWPMTVWTPEELTRWGVDYLRPALDHSFPEVEIFFGDDGLRFFTRPVSEYMTPTESLSFAGFALHTYSGLPKWVFNASRQFPQWRGVMSERRCMLDETVEEASHVMFGEIGTGLVRQGVGMIDLWNLALDERGLPSWAKTVGRRGVITIDSGTGKVKRNMEYFMLRNYGQDVPVGARRVASTSYTPDGRRGGLGSVAFVRGCGEISLILYNPTGTPVQAAVGINGEGAGWRLVEVPAYGTVSYHRVPGERINDSTVPDDEEFEVYMTPHPEDDRDETDV is encoded by the coding sequence ATGGACTCTCCGGCCACGGTGTCAGATCCGGGTCAGGCCGTCCCGATTCAGGTTGATCCGACCCGGCAGTATCAGCTTTGGGAGGGTGCCGGAGCGGCCCTGACCGATTCCAGTGCCTACCTGTTCATGACCAGTATGGACGCGGGTCAGCGCAGCAGGATACTGACCGAGATGTTCGATCCGGCCCAGGGCGGATTCTCTACCCTCCGCATCTGCATCGGGTCCTGTGACTTTTCGAGCCAGCGTTACTACTCGTATGACGACCTGCCCGATGGCGTGGTGACGGATGCGGCCCTGGATCACTTCTCCATCGGCGAGGGGGAGCCCGGCTCTCCCGATGCCACCAGGGACATGAAGTATGTGGTACCGGTCCTTCAGGAGATCATGGCCATCAACCCCGGCATCCGTATCCTGGCCTCTCCCTGGACGGCTCCGGCGTGGATGAAGACCAGCAACCGACTTGAAGGGTCGGGCCGGTTGCGGCTGGGTGAGTACTGTGGCAACGGGTACCGGAACAAGGACAAAATCGATTACGTCTACGCCCAGTACTTCGTCAGGTTCATCCAGGCCTACCGCGACTTGGGCATCCCGATTGCAGCCGTGACCATGCAGAACGAACCCTCCAACAATCCCTCCTGGCCCATGACCGTCTGGACCCCGGAGGAGCTGACGCGTTGGGGCGTTGACTATCTGCGCCCGGCCCTGGACCACAGTTTCCCCGAGGTCGAGATATTCTTCGGAGATGACGGACTTCGGTTCTTCACCCGGCCTGTCAGTGAGTACATGACCCCGACCGAATCCCTCAGTTTTGCCGGCTTCGCCCTTCATACCTATTCCGGCCTCCCGAAGTGGGTCTTCAACGCAAGCCGTCAGTTCCCCCAGTGGAGGGGCGTCATGAGCGAGCGTCGTTGCATGCTGGATGAGACCGTTGAAGAGGCCAGCCATGTCATGTTCGGCGAAATCGGCACGGGCCTGGTCCGCCAGGGCGTGGGCATGATCGATCTGTGGAACCTGGCCCTGGACGAGCGTGGTCTACCCAGTTGGGCCAAGACCGTAGGCCGCCGTGGCGTCATCACGATTGACTCAGGGACCGGCAAGGTGAAGCGGAACATGGAGTACTTCATGCTGCGCAACTATGGCCAGGATGTGCCGGTGGGGGCGCGCAGGGTTGCCTCCACCTCCTATACCCCTGATGGCCGTAGGGGTGGTCTTGGTTCGGTGGCCTTCGTCCGAGGGTGTGGAGAAATCAGTCTCATCCTCTATAACCCGACCGGAACCCCCGTTCAGGCGGCGGTAGGCATCAATGGGGAGGGGGCCGGATGGCGACTGGTTGAGGTCCCGGCATACGGGACGGTTTCCTACCATCGGGTTCCCGGCGAACGGATCAATGACTCCACTGTTCCTGATGATGAGGAGTTCGAGGTCTACATGACCCCCCACCCCGAGGATGACAGGGATGAGACCGATGTCTGA